In a single window of the bacterium genome:
- a CDS encoding glycosyltransferase, producing MNILIITPVFNDWDSFTVLLQRIDRVACTNPIFAQVDVSLMAIDDGSTASYEKHSAEWRPLQKINFLEILTLNRNVGHQKAIAIALASISRGPLVYDAVIVMDSDGEDQPEDIIHLLATHIGSGEKIIFAQRKKRSEGVVFIFLYKVYKLVYRILTGSSISFGNFCLIPQILLKKLVNVSEIWNHFSGGVIRSKLPITTIETNRGARYCGVSKMNITALIIHGLSAISVQIDIVAVRFLMISIILIVFSIISMLVVIGVKFFTPYATPGWASTVVFGFTMIVMQAFFVSLFLVFIIFT from the coding sequence ATGAACATATTGATCATAACGCCGGTTTTTAATGACTGGGACTCTTTTACGGTTTTACTGCAGCGAATAGATCGTGTGGCCTGTACGAACCCGATATTTGCTCAGGTGGATGTTTCATTGATGGCGATTGATGATGGTTCAACCGCTTCATACGAAAAGCACTCCGCTGAATGGAGGCCGTTACAAAAGATCAACTTTTTAGAAATTTTAACATTAAATAGGAACGTGGGGCATCAAAAGGCTATTGCGATTGCCTTAGCTTCTATTTCAAGAGGACCTTTAGTATACGATGCAGTAATAGTTATGGACTCAGACGGAGAAGACCAACCTGAAGATATTATACATTTATTGGCAACTCATATCGGGTCAGGGGAGAAAATAATATTTGCGCAGCGCAAAAAAAGATCCGAGGGCGTTGTATTTATTTTCTTATACAAGGTATACAAACTTGTTTACAGAATCTTGACTGGATCTTCTATATCGTTTGGTAACTTCTGCCTGATTCCTCAAATACTCCTAAAAAAGTTGGTCAACGTGTCGGAAATATGGAATCATTTTTCAGGCGGAGTAATAAGATCAAAACTTCCGATAACTACGATCGAAACGAATAGAGGCGCGCGATATTGTGGCGTTTCGAAAATGAATATTACGGCGCTCATAATTCACGGACTAAGCGCCATTTCGGTTCAAATCGATATAGTGGCGGTTAGATTCCTTATGATTTCAATAATACTAATTGTCTTTTCAATTATCAGTATGCTGGTGGTTATAGGAGTTAAGTTCTTTACGCCTTATGCGACGCCCGGATGGGCTTCGACCGTAGTTTTTGGATTCACAATGATAGTAATGCAGGCTTTCTTTGTTTCCCTTTTTCTAGTATTTATTATATTTAC
- a CDS encoding glycosyltransferase family 4 protein, producing MKIVIITNIPSPYRIPLFNRMNEEFKSRNWALHVIFLTKSYRRRKWQINEQEFHFDFEYLRDWNLAYKEGFTSLALSLLPSLYYNRPNIIIVGGFSLATLWTLLYAKLFHIPYIIWSGETIAEDKIRSRFRSLRNILRHVQIQYAAAFVAYGTEAAKYLQRWRIKPKTIFIGTNTVDTEFIRERVRELRTRKREYIAKRKLPDLNILFVGYLENRKGVHFILEAVKAIQSDSSSPVFGTHIVGSGPEEINLKRWAEHNDLHHIYFWGFKQKEELPEFLALADLLLFTSTQELYGLVPIESMAAGVPTLCSKYAGCTIDLIEDRINGLIIDPNDVDDLKQKIIYCLKKPEFMAILAENGMNTVTQKFSIRSSVLGFEKAVRFVTNIPQ from the coding sequence TTGAAAATAGTGATCATTACAAATATTCCAAGCCCTTATCGCATTCCGCTATTCAACCGGATGAACGAAGAATTCAAAAGCAGAAACTGGGCGCTTCACGTCATTTTCTTAACAAAGAGTTACAGAAGGCGGAAATGGCAAATAAATGAACAAGAGTTTCATTTTGATTTTGAGTACCTAAGAGATTGGAATTTGGCATATAAGGAAGGCTTTACTTCATTAGCTCTGTCGCTACTCCCATCGTTGTATTATAATCGACCAAATATTATCATTGTCGGGGGCTTTTCATTAGCCACGCTTTGGACATTATTATATGCAAAGTTGTTTCATATTCCTTATATAATTTGGAGTGGCGAGACTATTGCGGAGGATAAAATTCGCTCGCGATTCCGCAGCCTGCGCAATATTCTAAGGCATGTACAAATTCAATATGCCGCAGCTTTTGTGGCTTATGGTACTGAAGCCGCGAAATATTTGCAAAGATGGAGAATAAAACCTAAGACAATATTCATAGGGACTAATACAGTCGATACGGAATTCATACGCGAGAGAGTGCGGGAATTACGGACGCGAAAGCGTGAGTACATTGCTAAACGTAAATTACCTGACTTGAATATCCTATTTGTTGGTTATCTTGAAAATAGAAAGGGCGTTCACTTTATACTGGAGGCCGTAAAGGCAATTCAAAGTGACTCCTCTTCACCAGTTTTCGGAACTCATATCGTGGGCAGCGGACCAGAGGAAATAAACCTGAAAAGGTGGGCAGAGCATAACGACTTGCATCATATTTATTTTTGGGGATTTAAACAGAAGGAAGAATTACCGGAATTTCTTGCATTAGCTGATTTATTGCTCTTTACATCAACGCAAGAATTATATGGGCTGGTGCCTATAGAATCCATGGCAGCCGGTGTACCGACGCTCTGCAGCAAATATGCCGGTTGCACCATAGACCTCATAGAAGATCGTATTAACGGCCTAATCATAGATCCAAATGATGTGGACGATCTGAAGCAAAAAATCATTTATTGTTTGAAAAAACCCGAATTTATGGCTATTTTGGCCGAGAATGGGATGAATACGGTCACTCAGAAATTTTCAATCCGTAGCAGTGTCCTCGGCTTTGAAAAGGCAGTTCGATTCGTCACAAATATTCCACAATAA
- a CDS encoding glycosyltransferase family 4 protein: protein MPNSNNYTKSICILMPHFFSERVGGVEIQTYLIAKHLAKRTWDVHFIAQTLFPEKIGSVTVLDGIHVHWIKKRTLFSFFRQDISRLLKSINPALIYQRGRSFFTSSPAGYRFAQRYRKSLIYHCAENNDLVMSFSRQEVIQSKKNILKKTILYIHAFLSDYFFNSTMEKSNLVIAQTHEQTSRLKEKRNIAAHVIPSSHEIPPADIQKDAPPIVFWIAHAGRRKRLELFVELAKQLQGRPIQFLFAGTIPHEQYKNEIFSQTKELSNIQYIGPLTWIESNRMFAKASVFVNTTLPDREGFPNTYIQAWLHETPVVSLNYDPDGIIEKNGLGFHSRSFDQLVVDVLQLIENEELRRKMGVKARAYAMENHDIEKSADVMNDLLMKLLSRGL from the coding sequence ATGCCCAATTCAAATAATTACACAAAATCTATCTGTATTCTCATGCCACATTTTTTTTCGGAAAGGGTAGGAGGAGTTGAGATTCAGACTTATTTAATCGCAAAACATCTTGCCAAACGTACTTGGGATGTCCATTTCATAGCTCAGACCCTTTTCCCTGAGAAAATTGGTTCCGTAACCGTCCTGGATGGAATCCATGTACACTGGATTAAGAAACGCACGCTATTTTCTTTTTTTCGGCAGGATATTTCCAGGCTTTTGAAATCAATCAATCCGGCTCTGATCTATCAACGCGGCCGCTCTTTTTTTACCTCATCCCCCGCTGGGTACCGCTTCGCTCAAAGATATCGCAAGAGTCTGATCTATCATTGTGCTGAAAACAATGACTTGGTCATGTCATTTAGCCGACAAGAGGTTATTCAAAGCAAAAAAAACATACTTAAGAAGACCATCCTCTATATCCATGCTTTTTTATCTGACTATTTCTTCAACAGTACGATGGAGAAATCAAATTTAGTGATTGCACAAACTCATGAACAAACATCCCGGTTAAAAGAAAAACGAAATATTGCGGCGCATGTTATACCATCAAGTCACGAAATTCCGCCGGCAGATATTCAAAAGGACGCTCCGCCGATCGTTTTCTGGATTGCCCATGCGGGGCGAAGGAAACGTTTGGAGCTTTTTGTTGAGCTGGCAAAACAATTACAGGGCAGACCAATTCAATTTCTATTTGCAGGTACGATCCCTCATGAGCAGTACAAAAATGAAATATTTTCTCAGACGAAAGAGCTCAGCAATATCCAATATATCGGACCTTTGACCTGGATAGAATCCAATCGAATGTTTGCTAAGGCCTCTGTTTTTGTCAATACAACATTACCTGACCGGGAAGGTTTCCCGAATACGTATATCCAGGCCTGGCTTCATGAAACGCCGGTGGTCAGCCTGAACTATGATCCGGACGGAATCATTGAAAAAAATGGATTAGGGTTCCATTCCCGGAGTTTTGATCAATTAGTAGTTGATGTCTTGCAGCTTATTGAAAACGAAGAATTACGAAGAAAAATGGGCGTAAAAGCCCGCGCGTATGCAATGGAAAACCACGACATCGAAAAGTCGGCTGATGTTATGAACGACCTCCTTATGAAACTGTTAAGTCGAGGTTTGTGA
- a CDS encoding phospholipid carrier-dependent glycosyltransferase has product MIELKFLGLLVNKNRSILLLFCTSLLSSILLTYFIGYPRGIGTDGVFYALSGYNLFHGIGFTYSDVPNTFTWPMMSILIGLLSLVMDDLQASTHVILVLAVCLGLFPFYGFVKNLFGDRIAGLAAILYALNGFLIRIAARIMPESLLIFFLLASFYFTSSIIKTYRQDEKTRLRDWLACGLFLGLAYLTKPEAFQYFVIILVFLFATLLHKRLFKRDHLRLWAMSGVTLLVILPQILFIHEATGKWELTTYNRFHFRGYVEPFLGINAGALPKDPHVEYNYNAFVVRGEYNSLDQDMDAFVPHVKKYGISLLTIIGFFHLILLLLSFVFAKRHDRYPLLFLYSLLFPMWTMMLWYTTRDSYFVMHVPVFLVISAYTIFKISERIASPNYKKIFMGGSVIVLLLQSYTPMMNHAPTNSVIGNHKKLGEWMRDHYPEAKGKLIADRKPYVAFSAKARYFRYNNPLNYETLLTSLKKHEVDYLVVDDFYTRTKNPGVAELLDGRDRKELKFIYAVDDSSWGKAVLYKLRY; this is encoded by the coding sequence GTGATTGAACTCAAATTCTTAGGATTATTGGTTAATAAAAACAGATCGATTCTCCTCCTTTTCTGTACATCGCTTCTCTCATCGATACTCTTAACCTATTTCATCGGCTATCCCCGCGGCATTGGAACAGACGGTGTATTCTATGCATTAAGCGGATATAATCTGTTTCATGGTATTGGATTCACTTACAGCGACGTGCCGAACACCTTCACATGGCCCATGATGTCGATACTCATAGGCCTGCTGAGTCTGGTGATGGATGACCTGCAGGCTTCTACGCATGTAATTTTGGTCCTCGCGGTTTGTTTGGGACTATTTCCATTTTATGGATTCGTAAAAAACCTGTTCGGAGATAGGATTGCCGGACTAGCCGCTATTTTATATGCGTTAAATGGTTTTCTTATTCGCATCGCCGCTCGCATCATGCCGGAATCTCTTTTGATCTTTTTTTTACTTGCGTCATTCTATTTTACATCTTCAATAATTAAAACTTATCGCCAGGACGAAAAAACACGCTTGCGCGATTGGCTGGCGTGCGGGCTGTTTTTAGGGTTGGCCTACCTTACAAAGCCGGAAGCCTTTCAGTATTTTGTTATCATTTTAGTATTCCTTTTTGCGACTCTCCTGCACAAGAGGTTATTTAAGAGAGACCACCTGCGGCTTTGGGCTATGAGCGGTGTTACATTGTTAGTCATACTCCCACAAATTCTATTCATACATGAAGCTACCGGCAAATGGGAATTGACCACCTACAACCGGTTCCATTTCAGGGGGTATGTGGAGCCTTTTTTAGGTATTAATGCCGGGGCGCTTCCGAAAGATCCGCATGTCGAATACAATTATAACGCCTTTGTAGTTCGTGGCGAATATAATTCGCTCGACCAGGACATGGACGCATTCGTGCCGCATGTGAAAAAATACGGGATCTCATTGCTCACGATTATCGGATTTTTCCATCTGATACTTTTGCTGTTGTCATTTGTATTTGCAAAACGGCATGACAGATACCCCCTCCTTTTTCTATATTCCCTCTTGTTTCCTATGTGGACGATGATGCTTTGGTATACCACGCGCGATAGTTATTTTGTGATGCACGTACCCGTTTTTCTGGTCATTAGCGCCTACACCATCTTTAAAATTTCTGAAAGAATAGCAAGTCCCAACTACAAAAAAATATTCATGGGCGGCTCGGTTATTGTCCTGCTCCTGCAGTCCTATACGCCAATGATGAACCATGCGCCAACCAATTCGGTTATCGGTAATCACAAGAAGCTGGGGGAATGGATGCGGGACCACTATCCTGAAGCAAAAGGCAAACTTATTGCGGACCGTAAACCTTATGTTGCATTTTCCGCCAAAGCGCGATATTTTCGATATAATAATCCATTAAATTATGAGACATTATTGACTTCACTAAAAAAACATGAGGTAGACTATTTGGTCGTGGATGATTTTTACACAAGGACGAAAAATCCGGGAGTAGCGGAATTATTAGATGGAAGGGATCGCAAGGAATTGAAATTTATTTATGCAGTTGATGACAGTTCCTGGGGCAAGGCCGTCCTCTATAAATTGAGATATTAA